A single window of Methylacidimicrobium sp. AP8 DNA harbors:
- the sufB gene encoding Fe-S cluster assembly protein SufB: MSQQQALAGTDLLPLDRSVGDFHYDVKYAYDAGIGLSERTIDYICEAKGDPEWLRGFRKRALEIFLRMPLPTHWASKQLEAIDFSQIRYYLAHAQRPSRSWEEVPEEMKRTFERLGVPEQERKFLAGVEAQFDSEAAYSNMKEALRSQGVIFVGSTEGLHEYPEIFRKWFGKVIPPGDNKFAALNSAVFSGGSFIYVPPGVKVSHPLQAYFRINAESFGQFERTLIIADEGAEVTYMEGCTAPRFDSTTLHSAVVELVALPGAKIQYITVQNWSPNVFNLVTKRGMAMENAEIRWIDCNIGSRLTMKYPAVILRGRRARGEVLSIALANSGQHQDTGAKMIHLADETTSNIVAKSISIGEGRSSYRGQVTIPSSLKGCKNNTECDALLINTTSRTDTYPAITVRGNRSAVQHEASVSKISAEQIFYMQQRGLPESEAMSLSVNGFINDLVREFPMEYSVELKRLIDLEMEGSVG; the protein is encoded by the coding sequence ATGAGCCAACAGCAAGCGCTGGCCGGCACCGACTTGCTCCCGCTCGACCGCAGCGTGGGTGACTTTCATTACGATGTAAAGTATGCGTACGACGCCGGGATCGGGCTTTCCGAGCGGACGATCGACTACATCTGCGAGGCCAAAGGAGATCCGGAATGGCTCCGCGGTTTCCGCAAGCGGGCATTGGAAATCTTTCTTCGGATGCCTTTGCCCACCCATTGGGCTAGCAAGCAATTGGAGGCCATTGACTTCTCGCAAATCCGATACTATCTGGCCCATGCGCAGCGGCCGAGCCGGTCATGGGAAGAGGTTCCGGAGGAGATGAAGCGCACCTTCGAACGCCTCGGGGTGCCGGAGCAAGAGCGCAAGTTTTTGGCAGGAGTCGAGGCGCAGTTCGACAGCGAAGCCGCCTATTCCAACATGAAAGAGGCGCTTCGCAGTCAAGGAGTCATCTTCGTCGGAAGCACCGAAGGCCTCCACGAATACCCGGAAATCTTTCGCAAATGGTTCGGCAAGGTCATCCCGCCGGGAGACAACAAATTTGCCGCGCTTAACAGCGCCGTGTTCAGCGGCGGAAGCTTCATCTATGTCCCTCCCGGGGTCAAGGTGAGCCATCCGCTGCAAGCCTACTTCCGGATCAATGCGGAAAGCTTCGGGCAGTTCGAGCGCACTCTGATCATCGCCGACGAAGGGGCAGAGGTGACTTACATGGAGGGCTGCACCGCGCCGCGCTTCGACTCGACAACTCTTCATAGCGCGGTCGTGGAGCTGGTCGCGCTTCCCGGGGCCAAGATCCAGTACATCACGGTGCAAAATTGGAGTCCGAACGTCTTCAATCTCGTCACCAAGAGAGGAATGGCCATGGAAAACGCGGAGATCCGCTGGATCGACTGCAACATCGGTTCCCGTCTGACCATGAAGTATCCTGCCGTTATTCTCCGCGGCCGCAGGGCGCGCGGGGAAGTGCTGAGCATTGCGCTGGCCAACAGCGGCCAGCATCAGGATACCGGAGCGAAGATGATCCATCTCGCCGACGAGACGACCAGCAACATCGTGGCCAAGAGCATCAGCATCGGCGAAGGACGCTCGAGCTACCGCGGCCAGGTGACGATCCCTAGTTCCCTAAAGGGGTGCAAGAACAATACCGAATGCGACGCGCTTCTAATCAACACAACTTCCCGCACAGACACCTATCCGGCCATCACGGTCCGCGGGAACCGGAGTGCGGTTCAACACGAAGCTAGCGTCAGCAAGATCAGCGCCGAACAGATCTTCTACATGCAGCAGCGGGGACTTCCGGAGTCCGAAGCCATGAGCTTGAGCGTCAATGGCTTCATCAACGATCTCGTTCGGGAGTTTCCGATGGAATACAGCGTGGAGCTCAAGCGGCTCATCGATCTGGAGATGGAAGGTTCTGTAGGCTGA
- the sufT gene encoding putative Fe-S cluster assembly protein SufT, with amino-acid sequence MAQDTVILTRSVDAVQIPSGAPIRLEKDRPVVITQSLGGAYTLLYDSRCLVRLDAKDADAIGQVPPATGSSSEPTPGAHVDEEMVYSQLRQVFDPEIPVNIVDLGLIYDCQVLPREEGTFAVVVKMTLTAPGCGMGVVIARDAESRIRQIPNVTEARVELVWDPPWNPSMISEQGKMQLGLV; translated from the coding sequence ATGGCACAAGACACGGTCATCCTAACTCGGTCGGTCGACGCGGTGCAGATCCCTAGCGGCGCGCCGATCCGGTTGGAAAAAGATCGGCCGGTCGTGATCACACAGTCGCTAGGAGGTGCATATACGCTCCTGTATGACTCTCGGTGTCTGGTTCGGCTGGACGCAAAGGATGCCGATGCGATCGGCCAAGTCCCTCCTGCAACCGGCTCATCATCCGAGCCGACACCGGGCGCGCACGTCGACGAGGAAATGGTTTACAGCCAGCTCCGGCAGGTCTTCGACCCGGAGATCCCGGTCAACATCGTCGATTTGGGATTGATCTACGATTGTCAGGTTTTGCCTCGCGAGGAGGGAACTTTTGCGGTCGTCGTCAAAATGACCCTCACCGCTCCCGGTTGCGGCATGGGCGTAGTGATCGCGCGGGATGCCGAATCGCGCATCCGCCAAATTCCGAACGTGACGGAAGCCCGCGTCGAACTCGTTTGGGACCCGCCCTGGAATCCCAGTATGATCAGCGAGCAGGGCAAGATGCAGCTCGGGCTCGTGTAA
- the sufD gene encoding Fe-S cluster assembly protein SufD, giving the protein MELPKRWIAEAPDGITKLAALPAWWREIQDAAWLEYERLPMPSRKDERWRFSDLSKIALNGCTSGVPVSGKARAEIEGHFSRRKEPALLFANDALLFSRGLPPDARAKGVIFAPLLEAAAREPDLVRTHLFGERVGLGAEKLESLHRACSTAGAILFVPAGVELAEPVDLSFWLTEAQAASFPHVLVILQENARARVDLRFASSNPRGGFACSVQEIFVGPGAKLDLLTHRNWAEGVCSFDLAYVRLSRDASATTLQVNQGGSYTRTESRSRLLGPGARSVMLSATLARGRQEFDQRSLQEHAAPDTKSDLLYKSALYDASRTIFAGMIDVDPAAQRTDAYQSNRNLILSPDAEANSLPGLEIMANDVRCTHGSTIGRIDPEELFYCRQRGIPLAAAQRLFALGFLTDVFDRLEDEQAKSSLLEELETSLR; this is encoded by the coding sequence GTGGAGCTGCCAAAACGATGGATCGCCGAAGCCCCGGACGGGATAACCAAGCTGGCTGCGCTTCCCGCCTGGTGGAGAGAAATTCAAGATGCGGCTTGGCTCGAGTATGAGCGGCTGCCCATGCCGAGCCGAAAGGATGAGCGCTGGCGTTTCAGCGACCTGAGCAAGATCGCCCTCAACGGCTGCACGTCGGGCGTTCCCGTCTCCGGCAAAGCGCGCGCCGAGATCGAAGGGCATTTTTCCCGCCGCAAGGAGCCCGCGTTGCTCTTCGCCAATGATGCTCTCCTTTTTTCGCGCGGTCTGCCCCCCGACGCCAGGGCCAAGGGGGTCATCTTCGCTCCGCTCCTCGAAGCCGCGGCCCGGGAGCCGGATCTCGTCCGCACCCACCTCTTTGGGGAGCGCGTCGGCCTGGGAGCGGAAAAGCTCGAATCCCTCCATCGCGCCTGCTCCACGGCGGGCGCCATCCTCTTCGTGCCTGCCGGGGTGGAGCTGGCGGAGCCGGTCGACCTCTCTTTTTGGCTGACCGAGGCCCAGGCTGCGAGCTTCCCCCATGTTCTGGTCATCCTCCAAGAGAATGCTCGCGCCCGGGTCGACCTTCGCTTTGCTTCCAGCAACCCTAGAGGCGGCTTTGCCTGCTCCGTCCAGGAGATCTTCGTGGGACCGGGAGCCAAGCTCGATCTGTTGACCCATCGAAATTGGGCCGAGGGAGTCTGCTCGTTCGACCTAGCCTACGTACGCCTCTCCCGCGATGCGAGCGCCACGACCCTTCAGGTCAATCAAGGGGGAAGCTACACTAGAACCGAGAGCCGGAGCCGTTTGCTCGGCCCCGGCGCCCGGAGCGTCATGCTTTCGGCCACCCTGGCCCGCGGTCGGCAGGAATTCGACCAACGGTCCTTACAAGAACATGCCGCGCCCGACACGAAGAGCGACCTCCTCTACAAAAGCGCCTTGTACGACGCCTCCCGGACGATCTTCGCCGGTATGATCGATGTCGATCCGGCGGCGCAACGGACCGACGCCTATCAGAGCAACCGAAATCTGATCCTGAGTCCTGATGCCGAAGCCAACTCGCTGCCCGGCTTGGAGATTATGGCCAACGACGTTCGCTGCACCCACGGGTCGACGATCGGCCGAATTGATCCGGAGGAGCTCTTCTACTGCCGTCAACGCGGGATTCCGTTAGCCGCCGCTCAACGGCTTTTCGCACTCGGTTTTTTAACGGATGTCTTTGACCGTCTAGAAGACGAGCAAGCGAAGAGTTCCCTGCTCGAGGAGCTGGAAACATCCCTTCGGTAG
- a CDS encoding ATPase, T2SS/T4P/T4SS family, translating to MNDLDEILASALARGATAVHLYEGEAPAVRVQGRLAPLPFPPVCSEQVMRWLQSLAGREGWREAEHAGSGPTILHAGPGGIAFRGRFCAGRPTAGLVLFPLLSPPPFEPRTAPHPLRHLGDFRGLVLLAGGVAGGKTTLLASLIAWLGDTRSWRILALEEEPARFSYPFGRSWINRWQAPRDSSAMAAALGSPLARDADMVAIDSLGGAAAIAAALDLAESGKLVLATYEAEGASAAVASLVHTLQQSQKDRDAERLAATLRLVVSTTLPLRLDGKGFAVLYETLPVHRAVAAAIRDGAIGALEDFVQVGLDGSKHIDDALWELCQSGTIEPEEAFRHAREKERFLERLDADPTIRLMPKE from the coding sequence AATGATCTTGACGAGATTCTCGCATCGGCCTTGGCCAGGGGTGCCACCGCCGTCCACCTTTACGAAGGGGAAGCCCCTGCAGTCCGGGTACAGGGGCGGCTGGCGCCCTTGCCCTTTCCCCCGGTTTGTTCCGAGCAAGTGATGCGGTGGCTCCAATCCCTCGCCGGAAGGGAAGGTTGGCGCGAGGCCGAGCACGCAGGGAGCGGCCCCACGATCCTCCACGCCGGACCTGGCGGCATCGCCTTCCGCGGCCGCTTCTGCGCGGGGCGCCCGACGGCGGGCTTGGTTCTCTTCCCCCTTCTTTCTCCGCCCCCCTTCGAGCCACGTACCGCTCCCCACCCACTCAGGCATTTGGGCGACTTTCGCGGGCTGGTCCTGCTCGCAGGAGGCGTCGCCGGGGGAAAGACGACTTTGCTTGCAAGCCTGATCGCATGGTTGGGCGACACACGGTCCTGGCGCATCCTCGCGCTCGAGGAAGAGCCCGCCCGCTTTTCCTACCCGTTCGGCCGAAGCTGGATCAATCGTTGGCAGGCACCGCGGGACTCCTCCGCCATGGCGGCCGCTCTCGGCTCTCCGCTCGCCCGCGATGCGGATATGGTGGCCATCGATTCGTTGGGCGGGGCCGCGGCGATCGCCGCAGCCCTCGATTTGGCCGAATCCGGAAAGCTCGTGCTCGCAACCTATGAGGCTGAGGGAGCCTCGGCCGCGGTCGCGAGCTTGGTGCACACCCTGCAGCAAAGCCAAAAGGACAGAGACGCAGAACGTCTGGCGGCAACCCTCCGGCTGGTTGTATCCACAACCCTTCCGCTGCGCCTCGACGGAAAAGGGTTCGCTGTCCTCTACGAAACGCTTCCTGTCCATCGGGCCGTCGCAGCGGCGATTCGTGACGGAGCGATCGGCGCGCTGGAAGACTTCGTCCAAGTCGGGTTGGACGGAAGCAAGCACATCGACGACGCGCTCTGGGAGCTCTGTCAATCGGGAACCATCGAGCCCGAGGAGGCCTTTCGACACGCGCGGGAGAAGGAGCGCTTCCTGGAGCGGCTCGATGCGGATCCGACGATCCGCCTCATGCCGAAAGAATAA
- the sufC gene encoding Fe-S cluster assembly ATPase SufC, which produces MSLHIRDLHARIAEREILRGITLEIRPGETHAIMGPNGSGKSTLAKVLAGHPDYEVTQGTVSLDGVPLLDREPDERARMGLFLAFQYPCEIPGVSIANFLRAAAQARLPEGKALSVTEFYQKLYHEMDALGIPRSFSSRALNAGFSGGEKKRAEILQMAMLRPRYGILDETDSGLDIDALKVVADGVNRLRGPDVGFLIITHYQRLLGYIAPDFVHVMVAGRIVQSGGPELALELERHGYAALEERYGSPQLSPLAQTGA; this is translated from the coding sequence ATGAGCCTCCACATCCGCGACCTGCACGCTAGGATAGCCGAACGGGAAATCCTTCGAGGCATCACCCTCGAGATCCGGCCCGGAGAGACTCATGCCATCATGGGCCCGAACGGCTCGGGAAAGAGCACGCTGGCCAAGGTGTTGGCCGGGCATCCCGATTACGAGGTGACTCAGGGGACCGTCTCCTTAGACGGCGTTCCGTTGCTCGACCGGGAGCCCGATGAGCGCGCCCGGATGGGGCTTTTCCTCGCCTTTCAGTATCCTTGCGAAATCCCGGGGGTGAGCATCGCCAACTTTCTGCGGGCGGCGGCCCAGGCACGCCTCCCTGAAGGGAAGGCCCTTTCGGTGACTGAATTTTATCAAAAGCTCTACCACGAAATGGATGCTCTGGGGATTCCGCGTTCGTTCAGCTCGCGTGCCTTGAACGCCGGTTTTTCGGGCGGCGAGAAGAAGCGTGCGGAGATCCTGCAAATGGCCATGCTTCGTCCCCGCTACGGCATCCTGGACGAGACGGACAGCGGCCTCGACATCGATGCGCTTAAGGTCGTCGCTGATGGCGTCAATCGCCTGCGCGGCCCCGACGTGGGCTTTTTGATCATCACGCACTATCAACGGCTCCTCGGGTACATAGCGCCGGATTTTGTCCACGTCATGGTCGCCGGACGAATCGTCCAGAGTGGCGGGCCCGAACTGGCCTTGGAGCTGGAACGCCACGGCTATGCGGCCTTGGAGGAACGATACGGGTCTCCGCAGCTATCTCCCCTGGCGCAGACCGGAGCCTAG